The Pristis pectinata isolate sPriPec2 chromosome 16, sPriPec2.1.pri, whole genome shotgun sequence region CCACGTGACTGACCTTCCAGTGAGGGAACATAGAGGACCAGaaaactccttaagttttaagatagctatgaataaggataagagtTGACACTGTGGGAAAGTATtagattggggaagggcaaattatgagagtattaggcaggataaAATTGAatagggcccttgaggaatacaaAGAAGCCATGAAAGAACTCCAGAAGGGAAAtaggagagccaggaagggcCAAGAAAAGtcattggcaagtaggattagagagaatcccaaggcattctatacatacatcaagggcAAGAGATTAACTAGGGAAAGGATAGGGCcacacaaggataaaggagggaacatgtgcttggaggaggaggatgtgggcgaggtcctaaatgagtactttgcatcagtattcaccaaggagaaggacatggaggatagtgcgatcagtgtggagcgtgctaataggctagggcattttgagatataGAAAGAGGTTGTGTtgtgtctcttgaagaacattaaggcgGAAaagtccacagggcctgatgggatataccccaggttattaagagaggcaagagatgagattattGGGACCTTTACCAAGATCTTTGtgccctctctagccacaggcgaggtcccgaaGGACTGGTaagtagctaatgttattcctttgttcaaggagggaaatagggataatcctgaaaaTTATACACtggtgagtcttatgtcagtggcagggaagctattggagaggattcttagggataggatttatgaggatTTGGAAAAGCAttacctaattagggacagtcaacatggctttgtatggggcaggtcatgtcttacaaacttgatggaGGTTTTTCAGGTGACCAAGGCAATCGATGAAgataaagcagtggatgttgtctacatggactttagtaaggcattcgacaagatcTCTCATGAaaagttcatccagaagattaagatgcatgggatcaatggtgacttggccgtttgggttcggaattggtttgcccatagatgACAAAGGgtaagtggttgatgggacttattctggctggaggtccacgaCTAGCTGTGGTCCACAGGGATTTgtactggggcctctgctgtCTCTGAGatactgtatataaatgacttggatgaaaatgtggaagggtgggttagtaagtttgcagatgacacaaagattggtggtgttgtggatagtgtagaaggttgccgaaggatacagtgggatatatatcagttgcagatatgggtggagaaatggcagatggagttcaatctgggcaagtgtgaagtgctgcactttgggagatcaaatgtaaagggaaagtacagggttaacggcaggactcttaccAACATTGATCTACAGGAGGATCTTGGGGCTCAagtcctgaaagtggccacacaagtcaatagggtggtaaagaaggcatatgtcatgcttgcctttattagtcaactcagtgagttcaagagtcaggaagttatgttgcagctttataaaaccctggttaggccacatctggagtattgcattcaattctgattgccccattgtAGAAAGAATgcggaggctatggagagggtgcagaagaggtttaccgggaatgctgcctggatcagagggcatgtactataaggattGGACAAaatagagttgttttctctggagcagtagaggctgaggggagacccgatagaagtttataagattatgagaggcatagatagacagccggtataatTTCCCAGAGTGGACaggtctaacaccagagggcacgcatttaagttgagaggagtaagtttaaaggagatgtgcggggcaagttttttttacacaaagagtggtggatgcctggaatgtgctgccggggtggtagcagaggcagatatgatagaggtatttaagagacttttagataggcacctgaatacgcagagaatggagggatatggaccatgtgtaggcagaagggattgcatgtcattagcttaattagtttggcacaagactgtgggccgaagggcctgttcctgtgctgtacagttctatgttctaaattttgTTTGTTAGAAGGACATGTTTCTGATAACCTGATAGTACTAACTGCCAATATTCAGACATAGCCCTTGCCAAATTGAAGTGCCACTTAGCAGGGAAACTGGATATGCAGTCTGTAGCTTTGTGTAAAGCATGAGGGAATAagggatttaatttttttaaatctatcacTTATGCAACAGGGACAAGGTTGTAAACAGGAGTCTGTTTCTACTCCTCTTGGCAGCATTGCCTTTCtggcaagagagaaaaaaaagcaacaagaaCTTAGACTGACTGTTATCCTGGAGTCTGTCTGGCAGCACACAAAGGCTGGTTGTGTCTGCTTCATTCTCAAGTCATCTGAATCATTAAAAAATGATATAtccatttgaaatatttcaatgttCATTCTTCCCAAGCTCAAATCTGTTCAAGTCCTACTGACTTTGCTTTCCTCCACAATGAAGAAACTAATTTGGAACCCATTTAAGAAACTAGGAGACAGGATAAAGTGGATTCTGAAGACAGATTCTCCCATGCAGAGAGTCCAAGCTGCCTGTTCTTTACAGGTCAAGATAAAACATGCAAAACTGAAGCCTTTAATTAGTTGTATTAAACCACCAAGAGTCTTATTCCTGACAAACATTTGGTATAGATAGTGAAAGAAAGCAAGACTGTCACTGATGTCACATCAAGATCAAAATTACAAAAACCCCTGCTATTAACCAAGACGGACAAGGTCAATGCAGACTGTGGACCATGCACAGGAGCTTTCATATCTGCATGGATCAGAGACTTACAAACAAAACAGGAAGGCAAACTACTGAAGTGTCAATGCAGCCAAGAGCACAGCTAAAAGATGAAAACTGCAAAATGTTTGTTTAGAAAAAGATagatgaatatttttatttttaaaagttcacATTACAAGTGGTCAACTATGGTGGCAAGTTAATATATTTGTACAGGTTCCAAGCAagatttggttaaaaaaaaatgaacagctaCAAATTGTAGTATTTTCCAAGTCACAATCCTGATGGGGCCAATTGCAGTGAATTTTTGAACTCAACCTCTGTCAGCATCTTTATATCATCTTGCATCATCTGCTGTCCATGGTTCCCTCCAACACACAGTGTAACACCATTCTCAATGTCAACCATGCACTGTCAGTTTTTCAGGATCTTGGTAACGGCCTGCATTTCTTCTTGGGTTAAAGGAGTCAGATTGAATCCTTTAAGTTCAGGTTTTCCTAGGATGAGGATCAAGTCAAGAGGATCAGCATTAACAAGAATAAATCACATTCTTCCCATCTCCCTTAAATACAACCACAAGCATTACCAAAATAAAACATGACTTGAATCTCCAAAGGCTCAGTTAAACACTGCACTTTGCCAAGTAGAACTTAGCCAGTTCAATTGATTTCAACTAGGAATGCAATGTATAGCAATTTGcacatatgtttttttttgtgaaggaaAGCACCCCAAAAGTACAACAGTCACGCAGGATACTTGGACAAATGACCTAAAGTTTGTTCAAAGGAGTTAGATTAAGGAAATGCTGAAGTACAGAGGCCAAAGCTCAGAAAGTAGTGGAAAATGTTAGAGATGAAGGGCAAGCCCATGAGAATACTTAAAAACCACAGATAATGagaatttgaattaaaataaagtcTTGCTGGATTAGGAGCCAATGTAGTTGGCaagaagagatttttaaaaaaatttacaacgtggtaacaggcccttccggcccaacgagtccacgccacccactttaaacccatattaacctacccgtacgtctttggaatgttggggagggaaccagagcacccggaggaaacccacgcagatacgggagaacgtataaactccttacagacagcaatgggaatcgaaccccgatcgctggcactgtaatagcgtcgcgctaaccgctacactaccgagatGCCCAGTGATTAAACTGTAATCTGACCATACACCATGAGCTTCCACTTGGAATGCAATAATCAATTTTTGTCACCGTATCAACAACATTGGTGAGGGACCAGGGACGAGCAAGACATTCCcaatcaagaattttttttaaaaaaaacaaggattcCAAGCATGGGAGCAGCATTTCATCATacctccagaaaaaaaattatagaagTTCACTTAAAATGGTCAACCACAGTTGGTAACTGGACAAAGCTGGTTACGGGAAGGACTTTATGAAAGGTATAAAATACTGAAGAGTTAATTAATGTAATCTTTGGATACTTATTCATTCAAATTAAACCAGGAAAATTGATCCAatgaaaaagtaaaaataaaggagaaattggaaaaaaaaatactgTACTCCAAGTTGTATTTGAAATAATCTGCCTGGAAGGGTTTTAGAAGCAAGAACCTTGGGGATATTTAATCACTTATTTCATTTAACAAGTTGTGAGGTTCAACAGATTATTTTAATTCTTAAAGTTTTCTTCTTAAAAATATACAGAATATGGAGTGTTAACTGACCCTTACCCAAATGGGCGAAGCATTTGTATGCAGTGCATAAAAAGGCCAGGAAACTGAGGAAGAGAGGACTTTGCTCATAATCTATTCTGTACTTATTGCATGCAACCATTAACAGCTCCCGAGACTCCCCAGAGTTCCAATGTGGTCAGCTGTAAATTGCTGCACTTGGAGTTGGTAGAAGGCAGTAGTCGAGGATTGTCTTTCCCATGCAAGAACCTTTGTTGAATTCCATACAGCAGTTATATGGGAAACCCTATCTTCTAAATTGCATCAATTTACACAATAACTCTGCAATATTTACTTTGTTTTCTTTGACAAAAGTCATAGGCTGGAAGAAAGTTGGATATCACATGCTTCAGAAACACCAAGTACTTCTACTGCATACCATCTACTGCAATGAAGTGTGGGGAactcacgtagatgccacggccaagcaagctcaccagtgcctctatttcctcaggaggctaaagaagtttggcacatcccctttgaccctcaacaatttttaattgatgcaccacacaaagcatcctatccagatgcatcacagcttggtatggcaactgttctgtctgtgaccgcaagaaattgcagagaattgtggacacagctcagcacgtcccggaaaccagcctcccctccaggtgctctggtttctttccacatccaaaAGGCATATGGTTAGGCTAATTGGCTTCCGTTAATTACCCTTAGTGTAGATAAATGGAGAAAGAATACAAAAAACAGAACTGATGAGCACATGAGACAAAACAGGACTTTGGGGAATACAAGGAGGGGAAAAACTGGACAACTGGCATGGCCCTGTTGGGAGCtggcagagttgatgggccaaatggcctccttttgtgccatAAGAAGTCTATAATTACGtacaaaaaaggagcaggagtcggtcactcagcccctcaggccTGTTCTACCTTCCAAGGTCATTGCCAATCTAATTGTATCCTCACCTccgcattcccatctacctgtggtGATGTAACACCTCTTTCATTATCGAGTTTCTACCCCTGTCCTCAAGTGTaggaagactctgcttccactgtcctctgtgggagagagttccaatgtatcaagagaaaataattttacCTTGTTGCTGTTTAAAATGGGTGATCCtgtactttttgtttttaaagaaagtGACCCCTAATTCTACTTTCCTCCTGACTTAGAATCAGCACGTTTTACAAGTTTGAAATGATTAATTAAGGCCACATGCAGTCTAGGTCGACCCTACCTATATATGACAATTATAaaggaattgatttttttttttaaaatcaccttgtgcttCATTTAAACGATTAACTTTCACTTTCAACTGATTACAAAGCTTACATATTTCTTCATCCAACTGCTCttgatctgaaaaaaaaacaagttatatTGGGGTTAAATCAAGGAAGTTTTAATTAGCAAATAATAATTTGTGTAACTGAAGTTTACAAAATGTGGCTTAGAGGTTTATTAGACAAAAATTCCAGAGTTCTACACCTTGTGCACcaaatcacccactacaactacTGCATACAATGTACAACAGGAGCAAGTCACCTAGTCCAACAGGTCTCTTGACAGTGTGCATGTCCAAGTAAAGCCTCCTTCCACATTCCTTGTAAAGTTTTCCTCCCCcttgttagggattcaggagttatggaattatgtgaatatagcagatattaattcaaacaagaaccagtcttcagttcttaaatgtaacttgcaagcagtaatcagttggATGCTAAAAGGACAGCTCTGTAAACAGCAGAggactggctgctcaagagatacggtttgcaaagtgaagtgaccatgagacattctcgtctgcatcagccaaacacaAGACAATGGGCTTATGTTAACTGGCCTATATCAAACCAGGCAACTACAgccaagttattttgcaccattgtgtccaagctcaaggaagcttgcagaccagactgatattgtcacttcATTAAACAcggtcacaggcatatttgatCATTCagtagttgggatatttgtgtactcagagagtcagacCTCACAGCATAATtctgggtgtctgggttctctgtcttCGGGGGTTTTTAGACCATCCtcgtgaattactt contains the following coding sequences:
- the pdrg1 gene encoding p53 and DNA damage-regulated protein 1, whose amino-acid sequence is MEKNRNREALRALQNSNSQSDNVMVCFGNMFIKFPKSRTKDMIQKDQEQLDEEICKLCNQLKVKVNRLNEAQGKPELKGFNLTPLTQEEMQAVTKILKN